From Salinirubellus salinus, the proteins below share one genomic window:
- a CDS encoding TrkH family potassium uptake protein: MRVDWRTVLALVGTVLQALAGPLVLSALVAFGYAESPVPFLLPAALALGVGLVFARLPSRDIGIREAFLVVALVWLAVGTVGALPFLLAGTGVFANPVDAAFESMSGITTTGATVVVDFDAHARSLLFWRALLQWMGGLGILVLAVGLLSQLDVGGAQLMETETQTQDVTKLTPRIEETARLLGSLYLGLTALLVVVLLVLNVVGLGPNMDPYNAVTHALTTVSTAGFSPEPASAGAFSPVVQWVLVAFMLVGATNFVLLYAVTRGRPRRLFQSEEFRFYLGVLAGGSALVALVLAVDGEFGSVEATVRHATFQVVSIVTTTGYATVDFDLWSPAAKHLLFLGMFVGGMAGSTTCSLKAFRWLVVAKTLRRDLFTELHPEAIRPVRVGDRIVDEGTVRDVNAYVLLGLVGFALLTVVVVVQTRGTGVGEFEAMGIAASTFLNIGPAFGAAGPYGSYASLPTTTKWVLVVLMWVGRIEIVPVLVVLTPEFWR; encoded by the coding sequence ATGAGGGTGGACTGGCGGACGGTCCTCGCGCTGGTGGGGACCGTCCTCCAGGCGCTGGCCGGGCCGCTGGTCCTCTCGGCGCTGGTCGCGTTCGGCTACGCCGAGTCACCCGTCCCGTTCCTCCTCCCAGCGGCGCTCGCGCTCGGCGTGGGGCTGGTGTTCGCGCGCCTGCCGAGTCGCGACATCGGCATCCGCGAGGCGTTCCTCGTCGTCGCGCTCGTCTGGCTGGCCGTCGGGACCGTCGGCGCGCTCCCCTTCCTGCTGGCCGGCACGGGCGTGTTCGCCAACCCGGTCGACGCCGCCTTCGAGTCGATGAGCGGCATCACCACCACGGGCGCGACGGTGGTCGTCGACTTCGACGCGCACGCTCGGTCGTTGCTGTTCTGGCGTGCCCTGCTCCAGTGGATGGGTGGGCTGGGCATCCTCGTCCTCGCGGTCGGTCTACTCTCCCAACTCGACGTCGGTGGCGCCCAGTTGATGGAGACGGAGACCCAGACCCAGGACGTCACGAAGCTCACCCCCCGCATCGAGGAGACGGCCCGGCTGCTGGGGAGCCTCTACCTCGGGCTGACGGCGCTACTGGTGGTCGTCCTCCTCGTACTGAACGTCGTCGGCCTCGGGCCGAACATGGACCCGTACAACGCCGTCACCCACGCGCTGACGACAGTGTCGACGGCGGGGTTCTCGCCCGAGCCGGCGAGCGCTGGGGCGTTCAGCCCGGTCGTCCAGTGGGTGCTCGTCGCGTTCATGCTCGTCGGGGCGACGAACTTCGTCCTGCTCTACGCCGTGACGCGGGGGCGGCCCCGTCGCCTGTTCCAGAGCGAGGAGTTCCGGTTCTACCTCGGCGTCCTCGCGGGTGGGAGCGCGCTCGTCGCGCTCGTCCTCGCCGTCGACGGGGAGTTCGGGAGCGTGGAGGCCACCGTCCGCCACGCCACGTTCCAGGTGGTGAGCATCGTGACGACGACGGGCTACGCGACGGTGGACTTCGACCTCTGGTCGCCCGCGGCGAAACACCTGCTGTTCCTCGGGATGTTCGTCGGCGGGATGGCCGGGTCGACGACGTGTTCGCTGAAGGCGTTCCGGTGGCTGGTCGTCGCCAAGACGCTCCGGCGTGACCTGTTCACCGAACTCCACCCCGAGGCCATACGGCCGGTCCGGGTCGGCGACCGTATCGTCGACGAGGGGACCGTCCGTGACGTGAACGCCTACGTGCTACTGGGGCTCGTGGGGTTCGCCCTACTGACCGTCGTCGTGGTGGTCCAGACCCGGGGGACGGGCGTCGGCGAGTTCGAGGCGATGGGCATCGCCGCCTCGACGTTCCTCAACATCGGGCCGGCGTTCGGCGCCGCCGGACCGTACGGGAGTTACGCGAGCCTGCCGACGACGACGAAGTGGGTGCTGGTGGTGCTGATGTGGGTGGGCCGTATCGAGATCGTCCCGGTGCTGGTCGTGCTGACCCCGGAGTTCTGGCGCTGA